The region ATGTAACAATAATAAATAATTTTAAATTTTATCGTAATAAATTTATTAATTTATTGTTAAAATTTAGTAATAATAATTTTTTTAATAGTAGATACTGGGTAAAAGGGTTTTTAACTAATAAAGAAATTTCATACAATATATTAATATTAAACCTTTGGGTGGAAAAATTTTATTTAAAATTTATTGATACGTATACTAATCTTCGTATTCCATATAATATTACAAAACTTATAAAAAAAATGCAACATATGTACGGTAGTTTAAAACTTAAGCCTTTTTCCAAATTTGTTTTTTTATTAGACGCTGATAAAGATACACATGTTATGAAAGAATGTATTACTTCTAATAAATTTTTAATGGGTGTTTGTTCATATGGCAGTAGCACAGATTTTATAGATTTTTATATATATATGAATAAAAAAAATGAAATATCACTAAATTTTTTAACAAAATTTATTTTAATTGCTAGTATGAATGGTTGTTTTAGTAAAGTTTTTATTTAATTATTATATAGTTTGGTTGTTATTTTTACAATATTTATTTAATTAATTAGTAAATTTTATGATAATATTTTTTAATTTTTTAATTATTTATAATTAATTTTAAAAGTAGGAAATTTACTTATAAACATACATCAATTTATTATCAATATATTTATTTAAATATTCTTATATATCATATCATAAATTTATAATAAAAAGTAGTAAAAAATTTTTAATTAATTTTATTATACATATGTAACGGGCAAAATGTAGTAATTAACTTGTTAGTGTCATTGCCTATACGTTAGTGGTTCAAGTCCACTTTTTGCTTATTATAATTTTATTATATTTATAAATGTAGTTTTTACTTTTGTTTGTAAAGTTACGTTCTATTTTATATTCTTTCTTTCTATTTTTTTTAATGGTAAATAAAATTTTCTAATAATTAATACCACTATTTTAAATACTTTC is a window of Theileria parva strain Muguga apicoplast, complete sequence DNA encoding:
- a CDS encoding ribosomal protein S2, which codes for MKFLTFNNLLEKNIHISKLENIKKFDDNIYKIVNDSCIINLTYTSVFLYKLYKIFYILNSENLYVTIINNFKFYRNKFINLLLKFSNNNFFNSRYWVKGFLTNKEISYNILILNLWVEKFYLKFIDTYTNLRIPYNITKLIKKMQHMYGSLKLKPFSKFVFLLDADKDTHVMKECITSNKFLMGVCSYGSSTDFIDFYIYMNKKNEISLNFLTKFILIASMNGCFSKVFI